One window from the genome of Heterodontus francisci isolate sHetFra1 unplaced genomic scaffold, sHetFra1.hap1 HAP1_SCAFFOLD_201, whole genome shotgun sequence encodes:
- the LOC137364278 gene encoding probable G-protein coupled receptor 139 → MGPNLRTIDWNVTIIGQNLKAIDLDVATIAMSLSDWFGKLTADYDWITLDWRIICALQMIQRIYYPILAIVGIPVNLLTIGILSRGKCGLSKCVTRYLVAMAVADLVVIILDLLLRHIPIVYREQFQFLRYSIPVCNIHAVLLYSAIDCSVWFTVTFTFDRFVAICCRKLKSKYCSKKTADVVLGTVTVLSCLKNILWYFMLTGWYWLLNLPWFCVVKDHIQISLVWGSIEFLHHILTPCVPFVVILLLNAFTIRHILVSSRGRRRLRAHSSGESCRDPEMESRRKSIILLLVISTNFILLWAVLMVYSVWWRMWYLGYESLFLPGFLQELGFMLQLLSCCTNTAIYAVTQTQFREQLKNVLQYPFTPIIKFIQR, encoded by the exons atgggtccgaatttgagaacaatagattggaatgttacaataataggtcagaatctgaaagCAATAGATTTGGATGTTGCAACAATTGCcatgagtttatccgattggtttggcaaGCTAACTGCAGATTATGATTGGATAACACTAGATTGGCGGATCATTTGTGCCCTTCAAATGATTCaacgtatttactatcccatcctggctattgttggtatcCCAG ttaacttgctgacgattgggatcctgtctcggggaaagtgtggtctctccaaatgtgtcactcgctacctggtggccatggcagtggcggatctagtgGTTATTATCCTCGACCTGCTACTGAGGCATATTCCTATTGTTTATcgtgaacagtttcagttcctgcggtATTCCATCCCCgtatgtaatatccacgctgtcctgctttattcagccatagactgttctgtctggttcaccgtcactttcacctttgatagatttgtggccatttgctgccggaagcttaaaagtaaatattgcagcaaGAAAACGGCagatgtggttctgggaacagtgactgtgctgagctgtttaaagaacatcttgtggtattttatgttaacaggttggTATTGGCTGCTGAACCTCCCCTGGTTTTGTGTTGTGAAAGATCATATTCAAATATCTCTTGTCTGGGgatcaatcgagttcctccatcatATTCTAACTCCATGCgttccatttgtggtgattctgctgctcaatgctttcactatcagacacattttagtgagcagcagaggacgcaggagactccgggctcacagcagtggggaaagttgcagagacccagagatggagagccgaaggaaatccatcattttactgttggtTATCTCGACCAATTTCATCCTGCTATGGGCAGTGCTTATGGTGTATTCGGTATGGTGGCGGATGTGGTATTTGGGGTATGAATCTCTATTTCTCCCTGGCTTTTTGCAGGAACTGGGTTTCAtgttgcagctcctgagttgctgcacaaacactgcgatttatgccgtgactcagactcagttcagagagcagttgaaaaaTGTGCTgcaatatccctttactccaattatTAAATTCATTCAAAGATAA